One window of Corynebacterium sp. P3-F1 genomic DNA carries:
- the pknB gene encoding Stk1 family PASTA domain-containing Ser/Thr kinase, producing the protein MTLIGDRYQLGNSIGTGGMSDVYVATDTLLGREVAVKMLKIDMARDENFRERFRKEAQNSARLNHPNIVAVYDTGETIVEGISIPYIVMEHIKGRDLRAIVREDGPLRPEEAAALLYPVTLALQASHDSGIIHRDVKPANIMITSTGEVKVMDFGIARALDDSTAAMTQTSAVIGTAQYLSPEQARGKTADNRSDLYALGCVMYEAVTGTPPFEGETPFAVAYQHVQEDPEPPSARIPDLTESEAVNVDAVILTAMAKHPADRYQTALEMADDLQRLERGAVTEAAHNHLSETDLADAPAPVPEESRYAQHRKETQKSKKGGENTGMKVLAILMAAVMLLGGGAFAFNKVRNDDEEEVAKDMVFVPKVVGKNRDEAVQELEKLGLQVTVNEAPHPEVPRGQVLSTNPTEGSQLQKGTNITLTVSSGREITDVPDLTDLSPQDAAAALEKVGLKLADDIKREHSDTVPVGVIMSQEPAAGSQLSKGSKVRVTVSDGREQIQVPSLEGMNAGQAESLLASLGLKATTVEVDSLKPKDEVLAVAGQGSEVDRGTTIELRVSNGMLMKMPKLVRQNWEQAEATLRSQGWTGSLKFGQPVETPDLNDHGLIAGHRPPEGTEIRKDSDITVDIWKNPIREGVESVLPRP; encoded by the coding sequence ATGACTCTCATCGGCGACCGTTACCAGCTTGGTAACTCCATCGGCACCGGCGGCATGTCCGACGTCTACGTGGCCACGGACACACTCCTGGGCCGCGAAGTGGCAGTCAAAATGCTCAAGATCGACATGGCCCGGGACGAGAATTTCCGGGAACGGTTCCGCAAGGAGGCACAGAACTCGGCGCGATTGAACCACCCGAATATTGTCGCGGTCTACGACACCGGCGAAACTATTGTCGAGGGCATCTCCATTCCGTACATCGTGATGGAACACATCAAGGGCCGGGATCTCCGCGCGATTGTGCGCGAAGACGGCCCACTGCGGCCGGAAGAAGCAGCTGCGCTGCTCTACCCGGTCACGCTCGCGCTGCAGGCCAGCCACGACTCCGGAATCATCCACCGGGATGTCAAACCCGCAAACATCATGATCACCAGCACCGGCGAGGTGAAGGTGATGGACTTCGGCATCGCGCGCGCACTGGACGATTCCACTGCGGCGATGACGCAGACGTCCGCCGTGATCGGCACCGCCCAGTACCTCTCCCCAGAGCAGGCGCGGGGTAAGACGGCCGATAACCGCAGTGACCTCTACGCCCTCGGCTGCGTCATGTACGAGGCGGTCACGGGCACACCGCCGTTTGAGGGCGAAACCCCGTTTGCCGTCGCTTACCAGCACGTCCAGGAAGACCCGGAACCGCCGAGCGCGCGGATCCCGGATCTCACGGAATCGGAGGCGGTCAACGTCGACGCGGTGATCCTCACCGCAATGGCGAAGCACCCGGCGGACCGGTACCAGACGGCCCTGGAAATGGCCGACGACCTGCAGCGTCTTGAGCGTGGTGCGGTCACCGAGGCAGCACACAACCACCTGTCCGAGACAGACTTGGCGGACGCTCCTGCCCCCGTTCCGGAGGAAAGCCGGTACGCCCAGCACCGCAAAGAGACCCAGAAGTCCAAAAAAGGTGGCGAAAATACCGGCATGAAGGTCCTTGCGATCTTGATGGCGGCCGTGATGTTGTTGGGTGGCGGTGCGTTCGCCTTCAACAAGGTGCGTAACGACGACGAGGAAGAAGTAGCCAAGGACATGGTCTTCGTGCCCAAAGTCGTGGGCAAGAATCGCGATGAGGCTGTCCAGGAGCTGGAGAAACTGGGCCTGCAGGTCACGGTCAACGAGGCTCCCCATCCGGAAGTTCCCCGCGGCCAAGTTCTGAGCACTAACCCGACCGAGGGCTCGCAGTTGCAGAAAGGCACGAACATCACCCTCACAGTGTCGTCCGGACGCGAAATCACGGATGTGCCCGACCTCACCGACTTGAGCCCCCAAGACGCAGCCGCCGCGCTTGAAAAAGTTGGGCTCAAGCTTGCTGACGACATCAAGCGCGAACACTCCGACACCGTCCCCGTGGGCGTGATCATGTCGCAGGAGCCAGCTGCCGGCTCCCAGTTGTCGAAGGGGTCGAAGGTGAGAGTGACTGTCTCCGACGGCAGGGAGCAGATCCAGGTCCCCTCGCTGGAGGGCATGAACGCCGGCCAAGCGGAGTCCCTGCTGGCCTCCCTGGGCTTGAAGGCGACAACGGTCGAAGTGGACTCCCTCAAACCGAAGGATGAGGTTCTCGCCGTCGCTGGCCAGGGATCCGAGGTAGACCGCGGCACGACCATTGAACTGCGTGTGTCCAACGGGATGCTGATGAAGATGCCGAAGCTGGTCCGCCAGAACTGGGAACAGGCCGAAGCGACCCTGCGCAGCCAGGGCTGGACTGGCTCCTTGAAGTTCGGTCAACCAGTGGAAACCCCGGATCTGAACGATCACGGCCTCATCGCCGGGCACCGCCCGCCGGAGGGAACCGAGATCCGCAAAGACTCCGACATCACTGTCGACATCTGGAAGAACCCGATCCGCGAGGGCGTTGAGAGCGTCCTCCCGCGCCCGTAG
- a CDS encoding penicillin-binding transpeptidase domain-containing protein, producing the protein MNTSIRWGAFGSILLTVVLLANFTWVQAFHEDEYARNPLNSRNFIEAKKVERGQINAGGQILAESTPVGDGFFERSYPNMPYSFAPVVGYLSDRYGVAGIESGFNADLNGESNAKGNRFLRTNQDGRVGDSVELTIDPKTQAAAYDQLESRGYNGAVVAIRPSTGEVLAMASNPSYDPNAVVNEDSAESTWEQLNNAPGQPLLNHATQEQLPPGSIFKIITTAAGLKNGYTPDSPLTGESAITLPGTEVQLTNYGGNACGGASTTTLRTAFTLSCNTAFVQMSTELGDEPLRQAATAFGVGQRYDLGLPNAAGSLGDLEDLAAVGMSAIGQRDVTMTALQAAVMAATIANEGRRMEPHVVSRVVSPEMRTVRQIRPRQAAEAVTKEEAETITDLMFSSERNTYGYNGNGYASKTGTAEHGENLPPHTWYVAFDPDKDVAVAVVVKDGGGLGESATGGQVSAPVGRNILAVAPAPKKDDKQDKNPAGGAE; encoded by the coding sequence ATGAATACGTCGATACGCTGGGGCGCGTTTGGTTCCATCCTGCTCACCGTCGTGCTCCTGGCAAACTTCACCTGGGTTCAGGCATTCCACGAAGACGAGTACGCCCGCAATCCGCTTAATTCCCGAAATTTCATCGAGGCCAAGAAGGTCGAGCGCGGCCAGATCAACGCCGGCGGCCAGATTCTCGCTGAATCCACCCCGGTGGGCGACGGCTTTTTCGAGCGCAGTTACCCGAATATGCCGTACTCGTTCGCACCTGTCGTGGGGTACCTGTCCGACCGCTACGGCGTAGCCGGCATCGAATCCGGTTTCAACGCCGACCTGAACGGCGAGTCCAATGCGAAGGGCAACCGCTTCCTGCGCACAAACCAGGACGGCCGGGTGGGCGACTCCGTTGAGCTGACCATCGACCCGAAGACGCAAGCAGCCGCGTACGACCAGCTGGAAAGCCGCGGCTACAACGGCGCTGTCGTGGCTATCCGACCCTCCACGGGCGAAGTCCTGGCTATGGCGTCGAACCCGTCGTACGACCCGAACGCAGTCGTGAACGAGGACAGCGCCGAATCGACGTGGGAGCAGCTGAACAACGCTCCCGGCCAACCGCTGCTCAACCACGCGACGCAAGAGCAGCTCCCGCCCGGCTCGATCTTCAAGATCATCACCACCGCAGCCGGCCTGAAAAACGGCTACACCCCGGATTCCCCGCTGACAGGCGAATCCGCCATCACGCTCCCCGGCACGGAGGTGCAACTTACCAACTACGGCGGGAACGCCTGCGGCGGCGCTTCCACAACCACTTTGCGCACCGCGTTCACCCTGTCGTGCAACACCGCGTTCGTCCAGATGTCCACCGAGCTTGGCGACGAACCACTGCGCCAAGCCGCCACCGCCTTCGGCGTGGGGCAGCGCTACGATCTCGGCCTGCCCAACGCCGCTGGTTCCCTGGGCGACCTGGAAGACCTGGCTGCTGTGGGCATGTCCGCCATCGGGCAGCGCGATGTGACGATGACAGCGCTGCAGGCCGCGGTCATGGCCGCAACCATCGCCAACGAGGGACGCCGCATGGAGCCCCATGTCGTCTCCCGCGTGGTCAGCCCCGAGATGAGGACGGTCCGGCAGATCCGCCCCCGCCAAGCAGCGGAAGCCGTGACCAAGGAAGAAGCCGAAACCATCACCGATTTGATGTTCAGCTCCGAACGCAACACCTACGGCTACAACGGCAACGGGTACGCCTCCAAGACCGGCACCGCCGAGCACGGAGAGAATCTCCCGCCGCACACCTGGTACGTCGCCTTCGACCCAGACAAAGATGTTGCAGTAGCGGTCGTGGTCAAAGACGGCGGCGGACTCGGCGAAAGCGCAACGGGCGGACAAGTTTCCGCCCCAGTGGGCCGCAACATTCTGGCCGTGGCTCCGGCCCCCAAGAAGGACGACAAGCAGGACAAGAACCCCGCAGGAGGCGCTGAGTAA
- the crgA gene encoding cell division protein CrgA: protein MPKAKVTKDTVSTPSITTSTGANRTPVKINTGGTPVWYKTLMFGFMLVGLLWLVVNYLAGPQIPFMNELGPWNYAIGFGGFIIGLLMTMGWR, encoded by the coding sequence ATGCCTAAGGCAAAGGTCACTAAGGACACCGTCAGCACCCCATCCATCACCACATCCACCGGCGCGAACCGCACCCCGGTGAAGATCAATACCGGCGGCACCCCGGTCTGGTACAAGACCTTGATGTTCGGGTTCATGCTCGTCGGCCTGCTGTGGCTGGTGGTCAATTACCTCGCCGGCCCCCAGATCCCGTTCATGAACGAGCTCGGTCCGTGGAATTACGCGATCGGCTTCGGCGGCTTCATCATCGGCCTGCTTATGACCATGGGTTGGCGCTAA
- a CDS encoding serine/threonine-protein kinase: protein MHTDNRAELQELIGPDYQLQWIIGHGGMSTVWLADDPANDREVAVKVLRPEFSGTEEFLTRFRNEAHAAQGINSANVVATYDYREIPTREGFNACFIVMEYVRGESLADLIAREGQLEESVALDVLEQAAHGLSVIHQLGLVHRDIKPGNLMITQNGKVKITDFGIAKAASAVPLTRTGMVVGTAQYVSPEQAQGLEVTAASDVYSLAVVGYELLTGQRPFTGDSSVSVALAHVSNEVPPMSTAISAPTRELIGIALRKDPATRFADGTEFQQAIADARAGERPTTAVTKKVPVEPTPQESTAQLAAVTEATTMQPEAPRPAPRPRPRPQQPAVQKQPQKKSSSDGFGTGVLVALLVILAGVAAVWAFTSGLFDDIAGKPSSTTATSTTQETSSAPPTETVTETETPEERPTTHERRTQAPPSTLYNSPETQRPTQQQPEPAQPRPNHQTRQPQQPSAQPSEAPATQPQQPTANDNPGLNIPGLPNP, encoded by the coding sequence ATGCACACCGACAACCGCGCTGAACTCCAAGAGCTGATCGGCCCCGACTACCAGCTCCAATGGATCATCGGGCACGGCGGGATGTCCACCGTCTGGCTTGCCGACGACCCCGCCAACGACCGCGAAGTGGCCGTAAAGGTGCTCCGCCCCGAATTCTCCGGCACCGAGGAGTTCCTCACCCGGTTCCGCAATGAAGCCCACGCCGCACAGGGCATCAATTCCGCGAATGTCGTGGCCACCTACGACTACCGCGAGATCCCCACGCGCGAAGGCTTCAACGCGTGCTTCATTGTCATGGAGTACGTCCGCGGTGAATCCCTCGCGGACCTGATCGCCCGCGAAGGCCAGCTGGAAGAGTCTGTCGCCCTCGACGTGCTCGAACAGGCGGCGCACGGGCTCTCTGTGATCCACCAACTGGGCCTGGTGCACCGCGACATCAAGCCGGGCAACCTCATGATCACCCAGAACGGCAAGGTCAAGATCACGGACTTCGGCATCGCTAAAGCCGCGTCCGCGGTGCCTCTGACCCGCACCGGGATGGTGGTGGGCACTGCCCAGTACGTCTCCCCGGAGCAGGCGCAGGGCTTAGAAGTCACTGCCGCCTCCGACGTGTACTCCCTGGCCGTGGTCGGCTACGAGCTGCTCACAGGGCAGCGCCCATTCACCGGCGACTCGTCCGTGTCGGTTGCACTCGCCCACGTGTCCAACGAAGTCCCGCCGATGTCCACCGCGATTTCCGCACCGACGCGCGAATTGATCGGCATCGCCCTGCGCAAAGACCCGGCAACCCGCTTCGCGGACGGAACAGAATTCCAGCAGGCCATTGCGGATGCCCGCGCCGGCGAGCGCCCCACCACCGCTGTGACAAAGAAAGTCCCGGTGGAGCCGACCCCGCAGGAGTCCACCGCGCAGCTTGCAGCCGTCACCGAAGCGACGACGATGCAGCCGGAGGCACCGCGCCCGGCCCCGCGTCCCCGGCCGCGGCCCCAACAGCCTGCGGTACAGAAGCAACCGCAAAAGAAGAGCTCCAGCGACGGCTTCGGAACCGGCGTGCTCGTGGCACTGCTGGTCATTCTCGCCGGCGTCGCCGCAGTGTGGGCCTTCACCTCCGGGCTTTTCGACGACATCGCGGGCAAGCCATCCAGCACCACCGCCACCAGCACAACGCAGGAAACCAGCTCCGCTCCCCCGACAGAAACTGTGACGGAAACAGAAACTCCGGAAGAGCGGCCGACAACGCACGAGCGCCGCACCCAGGCACCCCCATCAACGCTGTACAATTCGCCGGAAACGCAACGGCCCACGCAGCAGCAGCCGGAGCCTGCGCAACCGCGGCCAAACCACCAGACCCGCCAACCCCAGCAACCATCGGCACAGCCGTCGGAGGCTCCGGCCACGCAGCCGCAGCAACCGACCGCGAACGACAATCCGGGACTGAATATCCCAGGACTGCCCAACCCATAA